CTGCTTCGCGAAGGCCTCTCCCGTCGCAAGAAACCCCGCAGGCTGCCCCTGGACCTGCCCTCCTTTTCCATGGGGCACACCACCCTGCCCTTCGCGGATCGTGATGCCCTCGAAGAAGCCATGGGAGATGCGTGAGCGGAATCATCGACACCAACCTCCTGCTCTACGCCGCCAACGGGGACGGTGAGGAATACAAGGCCTCTCGAAAATTTCTGACCCGTCTACTGGAAGCCCCGGGGCAGTGCTACCTGACCGAAGGCATCTGCTACGAATTTCTGCGCGTGTCCACCCACCACAAAGTCTTTCCCCGGCCTCTGAAAGCGAAAGAAGCGATGGCCTTTCTAGGCGCAATCTTGAACCGCCCCGGGATCACCGTCCTATCTGCGGGCACGAACCACTGGAGGATGCTGGAGCAAGTGCTGGCGGAAAAGCCATCAACGGCGGGCAACCTTTGCTTCGATCTCCGGACCGTCGTCCTCATGCGCGAATACGGCATCGCCACCATCTACACCGCCGACACCGATTTCCTGCAATTCCAAGGCATCCAAGTCATCAACCCCCTTGCCAACTAAACACCCCCCATGTGGGAGGCGGCATGTCGCCGATGTCCCCTGTAGCCACGAACAACCTTGGCCACAAGAAGGCACAAAAATCTCCAAATAGAACCCTTTTGCGCCCCTTGTGCCTTTTTGCGGCTAAAAAAGTTCCCTCACGCCCGATCCCCCTGTGGCCGGGGAATCCCTTCCCCGGTCCGTTCTTCAATGCCCCTGGTGCCACGATCCCTATTGGCCACAAAAAGACACAAAATTCACAAAAATCAGAACCCTTTTGCGACCCTTGTGCATTTTCGTGGCCAATCCGCCCCCACCTTTTCATGACAACGCAAAACCCACACTTTTGACTTTTCATCGATTCCGACTCGTTCCTAACCTTATCCCATGAACTCCAATCTTTGTCTCCTGGCTATCATCCCATTGCTTCTGGTCGGCTGCAGTCCTGACTCCGGAGAAACCATGTCCAAGGTCACGAGTTCGGGTGAAGCTTCCATTGAGGTGAAACCGGACATCGCCACCATCGGCTTTCAAGTTCTTAGCTTTAACAAAGATGCAGCGATAGCCACCCAGGATCTTGCACTCGCCACCCAGAAAATCGTCACCTACTTCAGCGAGCAAAACGTCCCTGCAAAGGATATCGAAGCCCATGATATTGAAAAAAACATTGTCCGTAGAACTGACGATAGCGGAAGACTCTTGGAAATTCTCGGCTACGAGATCACTCGCTCCTTTTCAGTCAAACTGACCGATCTGAAAAAATTCGAAAAAACCATGTACGATCTCTACGCCATGCCGAATATCTCCCGATTACACACCTCTTTTGAAAGCGAAGACAGAGAAAAACTAGAGGCCGAACTCATGCAAAAAGCCTGCCTCCAGGCCACCGCCGAAGCCGAGCAAATGGCCAAAGGGTTCGGCGTGCGCCTCGGCCGGGTTTATCGCATTTCAAGAAAACCCATCGTTGAGATGTTTGACTCAGCGGAAATGGAGCTATTTGATGGGGC
The sequence above is a segment of the Candidatus Methylacidiphilales bacterium genome. Coding sequences within it:
- a CDS encoding TA system VapC family ribonuclease toxin; amino-acid sequence: MSGIIDTNLLLYAANGDGEEYKASRKFLTRLLEAPGQCYLTEGICYEFLRVSTHHKVFPRPLKAKEAMAFLGAILNRPGITVLSAGTNHWRMLEQVLAEKPSTAGNLCFDLRTVVLMREYGIATIYTADTDFLQFQGIQVINPLAN
- a CDS encoding SIMPL domain-containing protein; translation: MNSNLCLLAIIPLLLVGCSPDSGETMSKVTSSGEASIEVKPDIATIGFQVLSFNKDAAIATQDLALATQKIVTYFSEQNVPAKDIEAHDIEKNIVRRTDDSGRLLEILGYEITRSFSVKLTDLKKFEKTMYDLYAMPNISRLHTSFESEDREKLEAELMQKACLQATAEAEQMAKGFGVRLGRVYRISRKPIVEMFDSAEMELFDGAISARSEGRDGPLFYPPATIKLSQEVHAVFEVHN